The region TCAAAACCTGGGGTGGTGTTTGTTATTTGTGTGATACCTCTAAAAGTTCCAGGTTTGTAGGTACTGGTAACAGCATTAGAGTAATCAACAACGTTGTTTAGAATAAGGACGTACTGCACATTAAGATCATGCGCCGTCTGAAGTACCTCAGGGTCGCTCGCAATGCGATTAAGGCGCTTACGAAGAATTGCACTTGCGGGACGTTCTGAGGCGTCATAGCCGTTAGGGAAGCGCCAAAGCACATGTATGTTGTTAGTGCCATATGCCCAGAGACTGCCGTCTTGAGGTAGATTTGCAATAACAGCACCTGAAGGAACGGTAAGCTCAACACGGCGTAAAAACTCTAGTTCCTCTGATGTCAAAATGTAATGGTCACCATAGGCCTTCTCGGAAGCCTGCTTAAAGGCAAGAGCTGCAGGAATTGGTTCTTCTGATTTAAGGTTAGGCATAGGAATTACATAGTTGAGTGCAACTACGCACGCAATAACTGCACCTGCAATTAGGGGTTTTGCCCAAATGTTATAAAAGACACAGGTCTGCGTTTTAGCCTGGTTCTTAGCCTGACCTTGACCCTGACTTTGGTACTGAGAGAGCTTTTCTCTACAGGTGCTAAATGTTTCCAGCGCAGCTTCAACAAGGGTCGCAAGACCAAGTGCTGCAAGTGGAATTGCCATAATGATGCAGCTGGCGGCAATGCGGAATGGATCGGTATACCAGAATCCTGAGAGGTATCCTTTCAGCGGAACATCAAACGTAATAATAAAAATGCAGAGGATGGATAGGTACAAAAAGGCAGATACCATCCAGCGAGCTTGTTTATGCTTGAATGTCCATACTGCGCCTACTAGTACGCAGATTGAAAGTATAGGCTGTGGAGAAACAACCTCTCCACCCGCATACGATTGCCCAATAAAGTCCATGCCAAGGGCGTGCAAAATGGCATCTTGTAAGCTTGAGTAAGCACTCCACCAGAAATTGAGCGCGACGCCTCGAATAATTAAAACATAGTAGAAAACAGACCATATAACCAGCGCAAAGATAAAGAATGCATACGCTAGTGTGACAGGCTTGACTCTTTTTCCAAAGAGAACAACTTTGCGCTTGGATTCTCCAATACGTGCAAAACTCCAAGGCAAAAGAACCACAATTGACGAAAAAATCGTGGAAGGATGCAAGACAAAAAGGGTAATGCAACCAAGAATAAATATGATAACAAGCCAGATAAGGTCATGCTTTGGAGTCTTTGAACGAGTCATCTGCATAAAAATCCACCAAATAGAGGGCATTACACAGAAGGCTACAGTGTTAGGGAAAATTGGTCCGTAGATTAAAAGCGACCACGGGAAAACAAAAAATGCTAAACAAACAAAAGCTCCGCTTGT is a window of Lancefieldella parvula DSM 20469 DNA encoding:
- a CDS encoding DUF6541 family protein translates to MWLEFFQSAVVIVALLYVPGVILLHASGMSKPWAFVTAPLVSCALYFIEGEIFSALNIPVPLAVMILVPLLIAALVNGYVYYVASKNKEDHRGEKPIKSKASRAVKQPTYRMPSFVCEELPFWIPLLYVTIGLLTVGLLFLPTLPSASSFVQGWDIVHHLDVTQAMIESQKYSSIHYDFYSTIEASITPWEPGASGFYPSGWNIIVALTTQLVSTTVPIAGNALNFVSAAIIFPLSICSLIAKVLPKHRIALTSGAFVCLAFFVFPWSLLIYGPIFPNTVAFCVMPSIWWIFMQMTRSKTPKHDLIWLVIIFILGCITLFVLHPSTIFSSIVVLLPWSFARIGESKRKVVLFGKRVKPVTLAYAFFIFALVIWSVFYYVLIIRGVALNFWWSAYSSLQDAILHALGMDFIGQSYAGGEVVSPQPILSICVLVGAVWTFKHKQARWMVSAFLYLSILCIFIITFDVPLKGYLSGFWYTDPFRIAASCIIMAIPLAALGLATLVEAALETFSTCREKLSQYQSQGQGQAKNQAKTQTCVFYNIWAKPLIAGAVIACVVALNYVIPMPNLKSEEPIPAALAFKQASEKAYGDHYILTSEELEFLRRVELTVPSGAVIANLPQDGSLWAYGTNNIHVLWRFPNGYDASERPASAILRKRLNRIASDPEVLQTAHDLNVQYVLILNNVVDYSNAVTSTYKPGTFRGITQITNTTPGFEVVLEEGSMRLYKITL